Proteins encoded within one genomic window of Episyrphus balteatus chromosome 1, idEpiBalt1.1, whole genome shotgun sequence:
- the LOC129905332 gene encoding sphingosine-1-phosphate lyase, whose translation MGDSIKVLTGGINKTFNNREPWQIMVITATTVLSTVWLWNLINQDESIYSRGKKHFFRLVKKIPMVKARIEKEIGSTRDEFRNDMLKRCDGLLYSYKLPEKGLSKEDIFKLVDQHIEKGNYGWQHGRVSGTVYGYDPDVVDLITTVYGKASYTNPLHLDIFPGICKMEAEVVKMISTLFNGGENTSGTMTTGGTESILLACKAYRDYAREIKGITKPNMVVPRSAHAAFDKAGQYLGIHVRSIKLDPKTTEVDLAAFKKAINSNTIMLVGSAPNFPYGTMDDIEEIGKLGFQHNIPVHVDACLGSFIIGFMKRAGYFVRPFDFSVRGVTSLSVDTHKYGFAPKGSSVIIYSDEKFRDHQFTVTTDWPGGVYGSPTVNGSRAGGIIAACWATMMLYGEEGYLEATKRIVDTSRFIEDGLRKIKGIHVIGKPATTVIAIGSEVFEIFRLSDALSKMGWSLNTLQFPSGIHICVTDMHTKEGVAAKFLADTAAKVEEMLKDPSRPVEGKLAVYGVAQTISDRSLVGEITRKFLSAPYYIPKN comes from the exons ATGGGAGATTCTATAAAAGTCCTCACTGGAGGAATCAATAAGACATTTAACAATCGAGAACCATGGCAAATAATGGTAATTACAGCAACCACTGTGTTAAGCACAGTTTGGCTGTGGAACTTAATAAATCAGGATGAGa GTATCTACAGCCGCGGCAAAAAACATTTCTTCCGCCTCGTCAAGAAAATACCTATGGTCAAAGCACGCATCGAAAAAGAAATAGGCAGTACTCGTGATGAATTCCGGAATGATATGTTGAAGAGGTGTGATGGGCTTCTGTATTCTTACAAACTGCCTGAAAAGGGTCTTTCAAAggaagatatttttaaattagttgACCAACATATAGAAAAGGGCAACTACGGTTGGCAACATGGACGTGTTTCTGGCACTGTTTATGGGTATGATCCAGATGTTGTTGATTTAATAACAACAGTATATGGAAAAGCTTCATATACAAATCCACTTCACCTTGATATTTTCCCAGGAATTTGTAAAATGGAAGCTGAAGTTGTTAAAATGATAAGTACTTTGTTCAACGGCGGTGAAAACACATCTGGCACA ATGACTACAGGGGGAACTGAATCAATACTTTTGGCATGTAAGGCATATAGAGATTATGCACGTGAAATAAAAGGCATAACAAAACCAAATATGGTAGTTCCAAGAAGCGCTCATGCTGCTTTCGATAAAGCTGGGCAGTATTTGGGAATTCATGTGCGTTCAATTAAATTGGACCCAAAAACAACCGAAGTTGATCTAGctgcttttaaaaaagcaattaATAGTAATACAATAATg CTCGTTGGTTCGGCTCCTAATTTCCCATATGGAACAATGGACGATATTGAAGAAATTGGAAAACTCGGATTTCAGCACAACATCCCAGTGCACGTAGATGCGTGTCTTGGTAGTTTTATAATTGGATTTATGAAGAGAGCCGGTTATTTTGTGAGACCTTTTGACTTTAGTGTCAGAGGTGTAACAAGTTTGTCTGTAGACACTCATAAATACGGATTTGCGCCTAAGGGATCTTCAGTCATTATATATTCAGACGAAAAATTCCGTGATCATCAATTTACGGTTACCACGGATTGGCCGGGTGGTGTTTATGGATCACCAACAGTTAACGGATCGAGAGCTGGTGGTATTATTGCCGCCTGCTGGGCTACTATGATGCTTTATGGTGAAGAAGGATATTTGGAAGCAACAAAGCGTATTGTGGATACGTCGCGCTTTATTGAAGATGG tctGCGAAAAATTAAAGGAATACATGTGATTGGAAAACCTGCAACTACTGTTATTGCCATAGGCtcagaagtttttgaaatttttcgccTTTCAGACGCCCTTTCTAAGATGGGCTGGAGTTTAAATACTTTACAATTTCCTTCCGg TATCCACATCTGCGTAACTGATATGCACACTAAAGAAGGAGTCGCTGCTAAATTTTTGGCTGATACAGCGGCTAAAGTTGAGGAAATGTTAAAAGACCCCAGTCGACCAGTAGAGGGTAAATTGGCTGTTTATGGTGTAGCGCAAACAATTTCCGATCGAAGCCTCGTTGGCGAAATAACACGAAAATTTCTTTCTGCTCCTTATTACattccgaaaaattag